TCAGGAGCGGGGGGCCGAGGAGGCGGAGTCGGCACTGGCCTCGGCCGTCGTCCGTGTCAAGGGGGCGGACGGTGCGATTGGCGGTGCGGGCTTCCTCATCGCTCCGGATCTGGTGCTGACCTGTGCCCATGTGGTGTCGGATGCGCTGGACCGGCCCCGGGAGGACGAGGTGGGGGCCGGGACCGAGGTCTCGGTCGACTTGCCGCTGGCCGGGAACGTCGACGGTGTCGACGGGGGCGAGCAGAGTGCCGAGGTCCAGCGCTGGATTCCGATCAGGGCCGATCAGAGCGGGGACATCGCGGTCCTGCGATTGCGCAACAGGATCCCCGGAGCCCGCCCGCTTCCCATGGTCGACCCGGTGCGCGACCTGTGGGACCACGATTCGCGTGCCGTGGGCTTCACCGATGACACTCCGGGTGAGATCTGGCAGAGCGGCAGGTTCCGTGGGCCCACTCGCCAGGGCTGGATCCAGCTCTCGCGAACTGACGGCGAGGCCGTGTACGTCAAGCAGGGCTTCAGCGGTACCCCCGTCTGGGACAACGAACTGGGCGCTGCCGTTGGGATGATGGTGGCGGCGCAGCCGGTGCGCGAGGCTCAGCAGGCGTTCGTCCTACGGACGCGAACCCTGCTGAAGGAAGTGCCTGAACTCGCCCCCTTCGTTGGCCCGGCAACGCCCTTCCGTGGCCTGTCCACCTTTCAGGAGGACGACGCGGATGTCTTCTTCGGCCGGGACGACGACATCGACCGAGTGGTCACCGCCCTGCGGGGCGATCAGCCCACCGTCACGGTGTACGGGCCGTCGGGATGCGGCAAGTCGTCACTCGCGCTGGCTGGTGCGGTGCCGAGGATGCGGCGGGACGGCTACCGAATTCTGCGGGTGAACGCCGTGCACTCCGATTCCCCGCGGGTTGCGCTCGCCAACGAACTCTTCGAGATGGTGCGGTCGGGGCAGTACGGCCCTCCGCGTGCGGAGAGCGCTGACCAAGTGGAGTCGTGGCTGGTCAGGTTGGGGCTGACGGACACCGTCCACCGTGCCCTGGGTTCGGCGGCCGACCGGCTTCTCGTCGTACTCGATCAAGCCGAAGCGCTCCTGGACCATCGTCGTAAGGCGAGGGCCAAGGAGGTCGCCGATCTGCTGTTCCCCGAACGACAGCACGACGGATTGCGGGTGCTGGTCACTCTGCGGGCCGACTTCATGGACGCCGCGCTCAACCACGCGTGCCTCGGCCCCGCACTGAAGAAGGGCGTGACCGTCCCGCTCACGCCGATGTCCCGGGACCAGCTTGCGCAGGTGATCAGCGAACCGGTCAAGCGCATCTCGACTGTGGACTATGAACCGGGCCTTGAGCGGCGCATCCTCGACGACGCGGGCGGCGAACCGGGAATCCTGCCCCTGCTGGGATTCGTCCTGTCCCAGCTCTGGAAGCACAAGGCCGCCGGACGGCTGCGAACCGCAACGTACGAAGAGAACGAGGGCGTGTCCGGCGCCCTGAAACTCCACGCCGAGCAAGCATGGCAGGAATGCGTCGAGAAACAGCACAAGGGCAAGGGCGGAGAAGAGGACAAGGACGAGGACGAGCGGAAGAGAGAAGCGCTGCGGCTGCTCACCGGCCTGGTCCGGGTACTGCCGGGCAGTGAGGCTCCGCTGCGCCGCATGCTCACCCAGGAGGAGGCCAATCGAACGCAGTGGCGGATCGCGAAGTCACTCGCCGCGCGACGACTGCTTGTACTGCATGGGGACGAGGGGCAAGCACAGAGTGTCGAGCTCGCCCACGAGGCGCTGATCAGTGCCTGGCCGACGCTCGCGCAGCAGGTGAAGGCCGACGCAGAGTTCCTGGCCGGCCGGGCCGAACTCGGGCACGACCTCGACCGTTGGCAAAAGGCGAACAGGTCTCCCGATCTGCTGCCCAGCTCGCTGCAACTCCTGTCGCTGCACAACCGGTTGCACAGCCGTGAAAAGCAACTCACCCCGGAGGAACGAGACTTCCTCGACCGCGCGCAGCGGCGTCAGCGTGCGAGGCGCAACCGCGTACGTGTCGCGTGGACTGCGATCGCCGTGGTGTTCGCACTGATCGTCGGACTCGGTACCTTCCTCGCCTACCAGTCGCGCGTCAGCACACAACGGGAGGCGGAGGGGCGGTCACGTCTGTTGGCCAACTTCTCGGAAGAGGTGGCTAAGCAGGATCCGGGGCAAGCCGCACTGATTGCCATGGCGGCGTACGAGGTCGCGCCGACGGATGAGGCCCGCAATGCCATGCTGCGCAGGTACGACGAGTTCAAGGGCGCCGCGTGGCTGCTGAGTGGGACCGAGGGGAAGATTCAGGACGCGGTGACGAGTGTGGACGGCACGGTGACACTCGTGACGTCCGACAACGCGCGTGCCACGCTATTCGTACGGCAGGCCGGGGGAAGGATTCTTCGACACCAACTCGGCCTCACCGAGATGGCCCTCCATCCGTTGGTCAGCCGAGATAGGCGGCGGATCGCTTATCTGTCGGCGGCCGGGACACTGGTCTGGCGCGACGTCAATCCCGAGGCCGGCAAGGCGGAGGACATGCTGGGGGCGGCGCACACGGTTCGGGACGCGGAGTTCAAGGACAAGGCCGACTTGGAAGTGCAGAGCGACGAGGACAGCGTCATGGCTTTCTCGCCGGATGCCCGGCACCTGGCCAGCGTGGGGGATGGACGGCTGCGGGTGTGGGACTTGGAGGCGGCACGCTACCGGGAAGTGCCCGGGAGGGTGCCCGCGACCGGAGTGTCTGTGTGGTTCGGGCCGGACGAGGACACGCTCGTGGTCCGTCGGCCCAGCTCGGGCAAACGTGGCTCCTCACTGGCGGCTGTGGATGTCAGTACAGGGAAGGTGCGCGAGCTGGCGGATGGCGTCGACACGAGCGCGTTGTTCGGCCCGGCAACCACCCTGTCGGGAGACGGAAGCGTACTGGTCGTCTGCAGCGCGCAAAAGCAGGGCAGCACGACCGACGCCGTCTACCGGGCCCTGCGCGTAACGGACGGGCGGATGCTGAACAGCTATACCAACAAGGATGACAGCTGCGAAAGCATCGCCGTGGACGAGAAGGGCGAGCGCTTCGCGGTGAACCACCTTGACACGTGGACACTCGTCGGCACCAGGCGCGGCAGCCAAGTGCAGCAGGCCACGGGGCCGTCGCTGGAGAACCACACCGGCCGTCTCCTCGGAGACGCACACGCCCCGGTGGTGCTCGCTCTCGAACAGGACGAGAACGCGCTGACCGCCTTGCCGCTGAACACGGGCGACATCGAAGCCGACGACATCGTCGTCAACGATCCGAAACTGATCGATGGTGGGAAGGCGATGGTGGCCCGCGTCCGGCAGTGGGACGAACCTGACGATGACGAGACCCTGGCGCTCATCGACGTGCCCTCCGAACGAATCATGTCCGAGGTGAAACAGCCGGAAATTCCTGGGACACCAGCCTCTCCGGACCGGGTGAACTCGCTGACAGTCAACGACGCCGGGACGCTCGTGGCGGACGTCGTCGGCCGGAACAAGATCCTGGTCCGGCAGATCCCGTCTCTGCGCAAGGTGGCGGAGATCGCCACGCTCACGCCTCCCGACGACACTGCGTACGCGGAACCGCTGTTGCTCGACTTTGACCGGGGCGACGAACTGCTGACGGTCTCCGGCAGCCGGATCGAGCACTGGAACGCCAGGGAGGGTCGCCTCCTGTCCAAGACCATCGACGTCCGTGCGCTCAAGCTCGGCAAGAAAGTCCCGCCTGTATCCAGCTCGGGGCTGGGAGACGTTGATTCCGGCTTCGCGGTCAACAGCCATTCCGAGGCGGGATATGTGCAGATCATGGTCAAGGGCGATCCGACCCTACACGCCGTCAATCTACGAACGGGCAAGGAGAACAAGACACTACGCGTCAGCCTCAGCCCGGATGTCGAGCGGGCCTTCCTCGACAGCAGCGGACGGTACGCGGCAGCGAAGACACCGGGCGGCATGCTGGAATTGTGGTCGGTAGGGTCCCGACATTCGCCGAAGAGAGGCGTCGGTCCGCTCGGGCCTCTGGGAGCGAACGACGCGTTCACCGGCAAGGGGTTCACCTTCAACTTCACAGGAAGTGAAGGCGAGTTCTACGTAGCCAACGGAAGCTCTGTGCGCTTCCAGCAGGCATCGGACCCCAGCCACTTCGAGTCCTACGACTTCTCGAGGAACCAGCACTTCATGGCGGCCACCAGAGACGGGAAGACCTTGGTGCGGGCCGTATCCGAAAGCGGCCTGGGGGGAAACGACGGCAGAGGACGGCTGGACCTGATGCGCCTCGACCCCGAACTCTGGAGACGCCATCTGTGCGACGCCGTCGGTCGTGACCTCACCCAGGACGAGCGCCGTGGGATGCCCGCCGGACTTCCGGACCGGATCTGCCCGGCCTGACCGCCGCTGAGTACGCCTGCCGGAGGCGGCCTTGTACAGCGGCATGTGGGACTCTCTGCGCGACTTGGGAAACGATCACTTCCTGGCTGGGAAGCGATCTTCCACGGCTCACGTTGTGGCTGCTCCGAGGTACCCGTGAACACCCCGGAAGGTTGTCCTGAGACGACACGGCCAGCCTAGACCTGTGAGGCTCGTAAAGTCATCGCTGCAGGTCGCGACCATCGCGCGGTCTGTACTGGAATCATGCCGGCGTGATCGTCTCATTGCTGTACAAAGTCGCCCGCAAGCTGCCGTCCGTCCCCGGGGTGCTGCTGAGTCGCGACAGCACCAAGGCCGCCGAGTTGCTTGTCCTCCGCCATGAGAATGCGGTGCTACGCCGTCAGATCACCGGACCGGTCTGCTACGAGCCTACGGACCGGTTCTGGCCGGCCGCCCTCTCCCACCTGATACCCCGTCACCGCTGGCGCGAGATCTTCCCGGTCACGCCTGGCACGCCGCTGGCCTGGCATCGCAGGTTCATCGCGGCGAAGTGGGACTACAGCACCCGGCGCACCCTCACAGGACGCCCGCCGACCAGGGCGGCACTCAAGAAGCTGATCCTGCAGCTCGCTCGAGAGAACGCACAATGGGGGCACAGGGCACAGGCGGATCCAGGGCGAGCTGACCTGACTCGGGCACCCGATCACCGCGTCCACGGTCTGGGAGATCCTGCACGCGGCGGGCATCGGCCCGGCCCCGCGCCGTACCGGCCCGACCTGGAGGGAGTTCCTCACCAACCAGACCCAGGACATCACCGCCGCCGACTTCTTCCATCTCGACACTGCCTTCGGACGCAGGCTGTACGCGCTGGCGTCCCTCGAACACCGCACCAGACGCCTGCACATCACCGGCGTCACCACACACCCCAACCGCGAATGGGCAGTGCAGCAGGCCCGGAACCCAGCCGCCGACCTGGGCACACGCATGGAGTTCCTGCGCTTCCTGCTGCGTGACCGCGACAGCAAGTACGCGCAGTCCTTCGACGCCGTCTTCGAGGCCGAGGAGATGGAGATCCTTATGAGCGGGCCCCTCGGATGAACGCCCACTGCGAGCGGGTGATCGGCAGCATCCGGCACGAGGCCCTCGACTATGTCCTCATCATGAACGAGGCCCACGCCCGACAGGTCCTGGCCGCCTACGAACGGCGAAGACCTGCCGCCCCAAGCGCACCGGACGCCCACGCACGTGCGCTGCGTCCGCGTCCTGCCAGGGCCTGGGACGAGGGGTTTTACGACGACCTCGTCATCCGTGCCGATCGAGAAACTGGCAGGTCTCAAGCCCTCTTTCCGGCCGGACGGGACGATCACCGCTGGCAATTCCTCGCCGCTGAGCGACGGGCGCCTGCTGCCTTCCTCAACCGATGGTGACGACGCGCGCCCAGGACGGCGGGATGTCCGGTACGTAGTCGGGGTCGTCCTCGTCCGTGGCGCGGGCGGGGCGCGGGAACAGGCCGACGACGGTGCGGCAGGGCGGCTGTCCGGAGGGCCACGGCGTCTGCCCGTCGGTCAGGGCGACGATCACGTCGGGGCGGGGCTGGGAACGGAGCGCCCGGGCGAAACCGGAGCGCAGATCGGTTCCGCCGCCGCCGAGCAGCTCGAGGCTCTCGGCACGGCAGAGCGGGACGGCGACGCCGGCCGCCGCGTCGCAGGAGATCACCGAGACCAGGTCGCGCCGCCCGCCGACGGCCCGCGAGATCGCCGCGACCTCGAGGAGCGCGCTGCCGAGCTCGGCGTCGCTCACCGAGCCGGAGGTGTCGATGACGACGCAGACGCGGGGCGGCGTACGGCGAAGGCTCGGCAGAACCACTCCAGGGACGCTCGCCGAGCGGCGGGACGGACGCCGGTAGGTATGGTTCTCCCCCACTCCGGGCGCACTCGCCGCCGAGCGGACTGCCGCGCCCAACAACTGCCGCCACGGCTGCGGCGGTTGGAACGCTTCGTCGGCCCACCGCCGCCACCCTTCCGGAGCGTCGCCGGGCCGGCCTTTGATGCCCTCCGCGACCCGGAAGCGAACCGCGTCTCGCTGCTGCCGGGTGAGTCCGTTCGCCCCGCTTGGCCCCAGCTCCCACGACCGGTCGTGCCCGTCGGCACCACTGCCGCAGTCCAGCCAGGCCAGTTCCGCGCCGAGCCCGGACATCGAGGCCGTCCGCAGGTACTCCTCCATCAGCAGACCGTCGGGTAGTCGCAACAGCGACGGCACGACCGCCCCGAAGGGCCGGGGCAGTCCGTCACCGTAGATGTCGTCGTTGATCTCGAAGTCGGCGGCGATGTTCCGACGCAGCCGCTCGCCCGGCCCGGACTCCTCATGCTCCCGCGCATACCGCTCGCCGCGCCCGTGGTGGTCGCGGAGCAGATGGGAGACCTCGTGCACCCAGACACCCGCCAGTTCCTCCAGCGGTGTGCGGGCCACGAATCCGGGCGACACGTAGCAGCGCCAGTGCGCGTCGACCGCCATCGTCGGCATCGCACGGTCCTCCACCACATGCAGCGCGAAGAGCGCGTCGGCCAGGTACGGGCGGACCTTCACCGCGTGCAGCCGTGCGGCGAGCAACTTCTGCCGGTCCAGCGGGAGTCCGGGCCGGTCGGCGGGCCCTCCAAAGCGGTCCGGTCGCTCCGGCGGTGTCGCCCGCACCGGGCGCGGGGGCGCGGGCGGGGACATGGGGCGCGGCAGCGGGCGTGGTCCCGGGCGCTGCGCGGCAGCTGTTGCCGATCGCGGGAGCGGGCGCGGTCCGGGGTGGTTCGCGGCTGCCGTCATCGGCGCGCCCCCGTCATGCGACGGGCGTCGGCTGCTGCCGCGACCCGTTCCACCGACCGGTCCGCAGTCCGGGCGAGTCCGACAACGCCGGCCAGCCGTTCCACCTCCACCGGCACCTCCCAGTCGTCTCGTCGCAGCCCGGCCAGCGCCGTTGCCGGGGCGACCAGGAGGTCCGGGGCTCCGGTCTCCAGGGCCCTGACCAGCACGGCCCAGCCCGCCTCCCACCGGTGCCGCTCTGGCCGTGCCCCGACGGCGGCCACCACCGCCTCCAGCGCTGCCTGCCGCAGATCGCCCCGCTCCGGCAGCTCGGCGGCGGTCGGGTCGGCGAGCAGCGACTCCGGGTCCGGTAGGTCCATTCGGTCGAGGTGGGCGAGGAGTTCGAGCCCCGGCCCGTCCCCCACCGCGCCCCGCACCAGCAGCGCGAGGACGTCCCGGGAGACGGAGGCCGCGGTACCGAAGGCGAGCAGGGTCAGCGCGGCCTCCCAGCTCCGGGGCGACGGCCACGCACCCCCGCGCCGCGCCTCGGAGGTCGGCAACCGGTGGATCAGCGTCGGCCGGGCCTTGAGGAATCCGCAGACCGCGTGCCGGGCGAACGTCACCGCCTCTGCTAGCCGTTCCGGAGCGAGCCGGGGCAGCTCCGCCCGGGGCCAGACCCCGCCGAGGCCGCGTACCACCACGTCCCGGTCGTGCACCCAGTTCAGGTGCACGAAACGGTTGGCGAGGGGCGGGCTCAGCTCCCACCCGTCTGCTGCCGAGGCGCGCGGGTTGGCGGCGGCCACGATCCTTACGTCTGGCGGGAGCTGGAGCGCTCCGACCTGCCGTTCCAGGACGACGCGCAGCAGTGCGGCCTGGACGGCTGGGGTGGCGGTGGAGAGTTCGTCGAGGAAGAGCAGCCCCCGTCCGGCGCGTACGAGTTCGACGGCCCACTGCGGCGGCGCCATCGGCACGCCCTGCACGGTCGGGTTGTCGCCGACGATGGGCAGCCCGGAGAAGTCGGACGGCTCGTGGACGCTGGCGATCACCGTCGTGAGCGGCAGGTCGAGCGAGGTGGCGAGCTGCGTCAGGGCAGCGGTCTTGCCGATGCCCGGCTCACCCCAGAGCAGCACGGGCAGGTCGGCGGCGACGGCCAGGGTGAGCGCTTCGAGCTGTTCATCGGGGCGCGGCTCGGTGGTGGTCGTCCGCAGGAGGGAGAGGAGATGGGCGGCGAGAGCCAGGTCCGTATCGGTCTCGGGGGTCGCGGTGGCGGTGGCGAGGGCAGGGACGGGCAGGACGGTGCTGGAAGTCATGGGGCATCACCTGGAGTGGGAGAGGAGAACGGGGCGTGCCGTTCCTGAGGGCGTGAGGGCCTGCGGCGCGCAACGCGCCGTGCGTGAGGGGGACTTCGGCGAGTCAGCCGATGAGTGAGTGAGGGCGGATCAGATCTGACCGGTACGAGGTCGGCCCCGGCTGCCGCGCTTGCGGCGCGCTGCAAGGGACGTGGCGCGGCCGAGCCGGGGTCGGTGGCCCGCTTCCGTGTGCCGCGCGCCCGAAGCGTGCCCGCCCCGTGGTTCGCCGGGGCCGGCGGGTACGTCGGCCAGCCCCGCGCGGAAGAGCCCGTGATCGATGCGGCGGATCGCGGCCGACTCCAGTTCCTCCCTGAGCGGCCCGTCGCGCAGCACCGCAGCGGGACCGAGCAGCCCCTCGACCACGGAGAGCGCACCGGTGACGTCACCGTGGCGGAGGCGTTCCCGTACGGCGGGAAGCGCCTCAGGGTTGCGGTGCACCGCGTCGATCGCCCGCAGGCAGGGCAGCGCCGGACCCCCGAGCGCCACCAGCAGGTCCTCTCGGCGGAGTTGGTCCGGGTCGTGATCGACCGCGCTCAGCACCCCGTCGCGCAGCGCGATGCGATGGACCTCGCCCCGGCACTCCACCCGGTGCGGGTCGCCGGGCTCGGGGGCGCGGCCGGCCACGGACTTCGGGCCGTCTTCCTGCACCGCCTGGGCCACGAGCGGATGCAGCCGCCCGACCGCGATCAGCCCGGCCCGTAGCAGTTCCAGATCGGGAAGAATTCGGGCCGCCGCCTCAGGTAGCACGGGCAGCACCGCGACTTCCTGCGGGGGCAGTGTCTCTCGCCGCGGCCGGAACGTCGGCGCGTGGTTGTCGTCGGGGGCGACGAGTTCGAGTACGGCACGACTGCGCGCTCCGAGCCGTACGGTGAAGGCCCCACGAGAGCGCCCCTCGGCCTGCAACAGCAACTCCGCCTCGGCGGCCCAGCTGGCCACTGCCCAGGGCGAGTCGTGAAGGGCGGGCCGGCCGGGGGGCGCCACGGACGGCGCACCTCCGCGCCGCGCCAGTTCGCCGCTCCGTCCCGAATCCCAGAGATGCCGGTGCAGATCGAGCCGGAAACGCCGGTCGGGATGCGGATGCGGATGGAGGTACGGACGGTTCGCGGGACGGTCGTTCGCCGACCCCTCCCACACGCCCAGCGACATCCGCTGTCCGGCGTCCGCGTAGGCGGGCGGTGTCCGCACCACGAGGTGCGGCGGTGTTCCGCCGCACCTCCCGTAACGGGCCAAGGAGATGGTGAGGCCGGGCCTCAGGCGCCCGTCGGGGGCGATCCTGGGCATGTGCCAGCGGAGCAGATCGGGCGCGAGCCTGCGCAGATCTGCACGGATACGGGTGGCGATATCGGTGCCGTGGCGGTCGCGCACATAGCGCAGATCGAGGTCTACGTCGATCCGGGCGGCGGCACAGGCCCCCGCCCAGTCACCGGCCGCACGGCGCGCGGTCGCGGTCTCGATCATGGACGGTGGCACGGCGTACTCGCGTACGCGCTGCCACATCAACAGGTGGGCCGGAATCTCCTGCGTGAAGTGATGTGCCATCAGCACTCACCTTGCGCGGACGATTCCTCCGATCCCAATGAGAGGAAGGTGTTCATCGCGGGCATCGTAACCACACCGAAGACCATCTGTCAGTCCCTTTCGAACCGCCCGTCCGCGGTCCGGCCGTCTACACACGTACCGACCGCGCCACACAGGGCGAGGCCCGCGAAGCTGTCAACTCCAGCGATCGCACCCTCACCAGCGCCGAGAAGGATCGTCCCTGGTCGCCTCTATGCGACACCGTTGGTCACTTGTGGATATGCGACCAGGGAGCGCCCGGCCTTCTCGCCGCCGGACGGGGCCTTGGTGGTGCAGCCGTCCACGGAGATCTCGCTCAGCCCGGGGCGGCGCTATTCTGCCCGGTTGCAGGGCATCCTGGGCAGAGTAGCCTCGAATTAACAAGCGCTGACCGATCCTGGAGGTAGGCGATGTTTCTCCGACTGCTGCGGCGTCGTACGCCGCGTGGGCTTGTCCTTTTCGGCAACGGCCGTCTGATCCAGGGCTTCAGCGGCGGCCACTACGACGGTCACGGATACCTTTTTTGATACACCGTCGACAAGTCGAACCGGGCCCGCCGCAGGGTTGCCGCTGCAGGCCGACCTTGGAGGATGTGTGGTGGCAGAGGACCCCGATGCCCTGGCAGCCATGACGCGGGTCCTGTCACCGCATTGCCGCGTCACCAGGATGTCCAGTGGAGCGCTGATTGCGGACTGGAGTCGGACGCGTTTTCTTGGAATGGCGACGGCGGACATCCAGAAGTTCGTGGACGAAAGCTCCACGGAACGCACCGAACTCGTCACCGGTCTCATCCGTGCCGGGTGTGCGACGGCCCGCCGAAAGAAGCATTCGGACGTCGAGATCGGGCTCTGGCTGCGCGGAGTGCACGTGCTGATCCGGACCATCGGATTCGGGCGCGTCCTTCGGCTCCTGTCCTTAGCAGCCCCGGATTATGCACGAGCAGACCCCGCCTCTGCCGAGGACGTCGCACGGCTGAAACGAGCAGTGCAATCACACAGCCGCAGAAGCTGGTTCGTCAACGATGACTGCAAGGCCGAGGCCGTCACGGCTTTTGTCCTGCTGCGGCGGCGCGGCCTGAAGGCCGCGCTTCACGTTGGTGTACGCGAGCACCCTTTCGCTTTGCACGCCTGGACGTCTTCGGCCGGCGTGTGCATCCCTGACGCCGATCCGCGCGGGCACGCGTTCACTCCGGTTCTCACGATCAACGGCGGAGGCCAGTGACGTGGAAGCACTCCGCCTCGACTGGGCCGGGAGCACACCGAAGCTCTCGGCAGCCGGGGCCATGGCCGAGCAGGGGCTCGTGACGACGGTCTCCTCCCAGGCCGGAACCGCGGTGGTCGCCGGCTGGGTCGGCTCGGTCCGGGACCGCATGGCGGGTGCGCGCCGCCTCCTCGACGACTTCGGCCGTCCGGGAGCCGTGTCGCGTCTGCCGACCGGCGACTACGCGGCTGTCCTGGTGTACCGCGACCGCATCCTGCTGATGCGGGACGAGCAGGCACGTATCCCCCTGTTCTTCAGGGAGTCCGGCGGCCGTGTGAGCGCGGTGAGTACCTCGGCGCGCCACCTGGGCGCCGGAGCGGAGCTAGAACGTCGCTACTTCTGCCGGTACCTGACCGGGAACACGGCGCAACCCCACTCGGAACTCACCCCTTTCGCCGGGGTGCACCGGATGCTGGGCGGCGAGGTGGTGGAACTTTCGCTCACAGGGCAGATACGCGGTCGGGTGCCGCGACACGTCCGTCAGGCGGACGACCTGTCAGTACCCGCGGCAGACGCCCCGTCGGTCCCGGCAGCAGACGGGGCCCACCTCAACGGCGCCGCGAAGGACCTGCGCCTCGCCCTGGAGAACGCTGTCGGGCGCCGTATGGGCAGGACGACGGCTTGCCATGTCTCCGGCGGCACCGACTCCACCAGCGTCGCGTTGCTCGCGGCACGTCTGCTGGCCGCGGGACAGGACCGCCCTGGGGACCTGGTCCTGCTTGCCGGACGCTTCGGCAGAGGAGAACTGGCCGAGGAACAGCCGTACCTCGACGAGGCGATGGAAGCGATCCGCCGCCATGTGCCCGCGGCCCACCCGATGATGATCGATGTCGATGACGTGGCCGACTTCGACGACTTTAGGCACCACGCAGGGGACACGGACGAGCCTCATGCGCACGCCTTCCGCGCTCCGTTCTGGAGCAGCCTCCATGCCGCCGCGGCGGAACTGGGCTGTGACACCCTCATGACCGGCTGCGGGGCCGATCCGATTGCCGACGCCAACCCGCTTCACCTGCACAGGCTGGCCCGCACAGGACAGCTCCGGCAGATGACGAAGCAGGCACGTGCCTGGGCCACGGGCGGCGAGCGGGGCTTGCGGGACGTCGTCTCCGCATACGTAGTGCAGCCGACTCTGCCGCTGGCCGCCGAACGGCTCACAGCGCTCGTCCGCCGCCGCGGAACGGTGCTCGGCGGCCTCGGCAACTTCGCCCGCCCCCGATGGCTGCGATCCGGATTCGCGCGGGCTCACGGCTACCGTGAGGCCAGCGTCGCGGAGAGCCGCTTCGTGTTCGGACGCCGGCCGGAACAGTCGCTCTACGACGCGGCCAACTACATCGCCGCTCCGGACCCGCTCTCCTGGCGCCGCGCAGGGCAGGACGGATTCTTCCTCTCGCACCCCTTTCTCGACCTGGAGGTCATCGCCACGATGCGCCGCCTCCCCGCCGAAGCCACGTTCCATCCGGGCCGCCCGAAGGCGGTCCTGCGCGAGGCCATGGCAGATCTGCTCCCGCCCCGGATCCTCGGCCGAACGGTCAAGATCCCCTTCGACGAGCTCTACGCCCGCGGCTTGCGGACACACGGCGACGAACTCATCGACCTCTGCCGCTCCGCGCAGCATCCGCTGATCGCGGAGATGTTCGACGTCGAGACGCTGTGCCGGGCAGTGCGGGAGGCGCAGCTCGGCATCGGGGACTCATACTCCTGGGATCGTATGAACAGCTCTCTCGCCCTGGTGGTGTGGCTGGAGCGATCGGACCAGCGCTCCCGCGCGCTCATGCCGGTCACCGCCGGCCCCTGACATCCCACAGGGTCCGTTCGATCGGGCCCTGCATGGAGTCGACGATGCCGTACCGGCTCTCCAACTCGCGGTCTTCCGATTCCCTGTTGACGCGGTCTTCCTCGCCGTTTCGCCTGATGGCTTGCAGCAGGCCTGCACCATGCACACCGAACTGCCAATAGACGGTGACGTAACGGGTGTCCCTGGTATGCGCGGCGATCGCGTTGTTCTCGTACACCCGGCCGCGGTAGACGACGTTGTCGAAGTCCTTCGCCGCCTTCACCCAGTTGGGCACCTGGCCGTCGCTCCAGGAGTACCCGGTCAGTTGCATCCGCGACAGGCCGAGTCTGTCCTTGCGTGCGAAGCTCCCGTTAGCGTAGAACGCCAACTGGTCGTACGGCGTGTCCATGGGCAGTTGCACGACCGTCCGGGTGACGATCGTGTCACCCGGCTCGATCCAGTTTCCGGCGGGCGCCCATGGCTGCGCCGCCACCAGCTCGCCGGGCTGCTGGATCTCCCGGCGGGAGAGCGGGTGGTTCTCCTGGAATGTCCGCCACTTCTCGGCATCGTCGCGCCACTGCTCGCGCTTCCGGTCCGTCGCGCTGATCTGCACTCGTTCCCCCATGGCGTGGAACTCGGTGCCGAGCACGTAGAAGCCCACATCGCTGCGGTTCTCGGCCCTGATGTCGACCGGCAACGCGAACGCCTTGCGGTCCTGCCTCAGCACAGGCTTTCCCACGGTCATCGTGATGAGGGGTCTGGCGCCG
The DNA window shown above is from Streptomyces sp. NBC_01445 and carries:
- a CDS encoding lasso peptide biosynthesis B2 protein, producing the protein MAEDPDALAAMTRVLSPHCRVTRMSSGALIADWSRTRFLGMATADIQKFVDESSTERTELVTGLIRAGCATARRKKHSDVEIGLWLRGVHVLIRTIGFGRVLRLLSLAAPDYARADPASAEDVARLKRAVQSHSRRSWFVNDDCKAEAVTAFVLLRRRGLKAALHVGVREHPFALHAWTSSAGVCIPDADPRGHAFTPVLTINGGGQ
- a CDS encoding asparagine synthase-related protein, which translates into the protein MEALRLDWAGSTPKLSAAGAMAEQGLVTTVSSQAGTAVVAGWVGSVRDRMAGARRLLDDFGRPGAVSRLPTGDYAAVLVYRDRILLMRDEQARIPLFFRESGGRVSAVSTSARHLGAGAELERRYFCRYLTGNTAQPHSELTPFAGVHRMLGGEVVELSLTGQIRGRVPRHVRQADDLSVPAADAPSVPAADGAHLNGAAKDLRLALENAVGRRMGRTTACHVSGGTDSTSVALLAARLLAAGQDRPGDLVLLAGRFGRGELAEEQPYLDEAMEAIRRHVPAAHPMMIDVDDVADFDDFRHHAGDTDEPHAHAFRAPFWSSLHAAAAELGCDTLMTGCGADPIADANPLHLHRLARTGQLRQMTKQARAWATGGERGLRDVVSAYVVQPTLPLAAERLTALVRRRGTVLGGLGNFARPRWLRSGFARAHGYREASVAESRFVFGRRPEQSLYDAANYIAAPDPLSWRRAGQDGFFLSHPFLDLEVIATMRRLPAEATFHPGRPKAVLREAMADLLPPRILGRTVKIPFDELYARGLRTHGDELIDLCRSAQHPLIAEMFDVETLCRAVREAQLGIGDSYSWDRMNSSLALVVWLERSDQRSRALMPVTAGP
- a CDS encoding AAA family ATPase translates to MTSSTVLPVPALATATATPETDTDLALAAHLLSLLRTTTTEPRPDEQLEALTLAVAADLPVLLWGEPGIGKTAALTQLATSLDLPLTTVIASVHEPSDFSGLPIVGDNPTVQGVPMAPPQWAVELVRAGRGLLFLDELSTATPAVQAALLRVVLERQVGALQLPPDVRIVAAANPRASAADGWELSPPLANRFVHLNWVHDRDVVVRGLGGVWPRAELPRLAPERLAEAVTFARHAVCGFLKARPTLIHRLPTSEARRGGAWPSPRSWEAALTLLAFGTAASVSRDVLALLVRGAVGDGPGLELLAHLDRMDLPDPESLLADPTAAELPERGDLRQAALEAVVAAVGARPERHRWEAGWAVLVRALETGAPDLLVAPATALAGLRRDDWEVPVEVERLAGVVGLARTADRSVERVAAAADARRMTGARR